CTGTTGTCTAAGCAACTTAAAAAGGTCTATATTATTAAACTGTATCGTATCAAATGTGAGATCAAACCGTTCTTTAGCCAATTTGGTTTGCTTATAGAAGTCTACCTTATTATAGCGTGGCGTCATCCTCAGACCGCTTAACACGATACTTCTTTCCGCAGAAGTAAAATGGATCCCACTAAGATCAACGTAATATAAGCTATCACCGGTAGCCAGGCGGTAGTCATTCATTTGAAAATCTACAGATTTTGCGTTATAAAAGCGTAGGCTATCATTTTGAGACGCAGAATCTACCTGTAAGTCGTTAATATTTATATTGACATTTCTTAATCTTGTTGTTTTTTCCAGCTCTTCATTCCGGTTGGTATAGGTAACATTTACGTCCCTAAAAGCTATATTATGGATGGAAAGTTCTTTCAGCACTTTAGAGATCTTCTGGTAAAGCGTTCGTTTGTCTTTAACAGTTACGGTATCGTTATACGATTGACTTTCGTTAATTACTTTTATTTCCGGACTCTCTACAAGGATATGGTCGATGTTCAATCTTCGTTGCGCATAAATCCGCTTGGGATGAAAATTCTTTATTTCCAATTTAGAAACGGCAATATCATATAGGTTATCTGGCGCCTTCTGTTGCTTTTTCAACGATTGATACACCCCAGTATCCGGAATGAGTCTAAAATTATGCACATAGGCATTTCCCGTAACTAAGTTGAAATCGAAATCGTCATAGGTTACCTGATACAAACTATCACTGGAACTGAGTATAATTTCATGTAATTTCTCACTTAAAAGAGGTTTCCAATGGTTACCCAAATACCATAAACCACCGATCAGTACGAGCAAAAGCGTAAGGAAAATACCGATAAACCATTTCCAAAAAGGTTTCATTTCACACCAATTACAATTAAAATTTAATATTCAATTTTATCAAAATTCAAAACATCCATTAAACCCTTATCGATCCAGAAAGTTTTAGTTCCCATCCATTTTATTTAAACTTTTGGTAGGCCCAAATTTATTTTAAACCCTTCATATATCGCTTTCCACATGAGATTAAAAAACGTTCTTTCCTGCGGATGTTCATACACGAGCTTTGCTTCTCTGGGAGGCTCCCCCTCCCGTGAAGGGTTATTACTTTTCACAGCCACCCAGTTTACAAATAATGATAAAAATCCTTTCTTTTCAAGCTGGCCGCTTTCAGCATCCAATACGGCAACTTTTAGATCATTATAGCGCATTAAAGTATATACCTGTGCCTGATAGCGATTAGCCTTTACGTCGAAATATACATCCTGGATGTGCCCCTCCTCAGCACGTGCCAACGAAATAGGTTCAAAAAGTTGGTTGTAAAAACTTGCCGGGGCACCTTCCAAGCTTCCTTTATAATTAAAAGCGCCATCTTTGCTGAGCATATCAAAATTGAGCGCCAGTGTTAACTTGGGTTTTCCTAAAAAGTTTGTAGTAAAGTTACTCTTCACCCATCGGTTTTGCTTTAATCGTAAAGTATCATTACTCACATTCAACATATCTCCGGTTAAATCCGTAAAAAAAACGGTACCTGATTTTCCCGACTTTGGATTGCGTTCTTTATAATAAATGGCGGCTCCTTTTATCTTCAGGCTATCAATAGTTATCGGCAAAGACAAGCGTTGAAAAGCAAATGCAGGGAAATTATTGGAAGCTTGGGTCGTTTTTTCCGGCATGCCTTTATCTACAAAAACACGTACTTCAGCACTATCGAGAAGAAGTGACCGGATGGGCAACTGACCTAAAGCTTCCAGACGCTTGAAATTAACGTCATTTACCTGAATCCTGGGAAAAATCATATCGTACCTGTCGCCACTGATTTTTAGTCGTCTGGCGAATTCCATTTCAGGATATCTGGGAATAACACGGAATGAATCAACCCCTATTTCACGATGTTCCGTAGAAACTTCCAGTTTAGTTATTTTGAGGTCGTACATCGCATCCACCGTACGGTAATGTATCTGTTTTCCATATAAGCGGATGTCTTTTGCAAACCAGCACCGTAATGAATCGTTCCTACGAGAAGTATCCAGATCCAGATCTACCACCTCCAAGCTGATATTTTTGAGTGTACCGGTATTTTTCGTGCTATCAAGCGTCGATAGTCCCTGGTATGACAGTTGATGGATATTGATCTTCTTTACCCGACTATTGATCAACTGCTCGGGCAACCGGTCTATCAAACTGCTTTTTTCATCTGCAGCTTCATCAGGCTCTTCTCTCATGGTCCAATTTATAACCTTAGGTTTGTCTATTGTTATTGCCCCTACTACAATGTTCCCGGTAAATAGATAGCGGATTAACTGCATGCCCGAAATCGAGACAACATCACTGGCAATCTCAAAAAGCTGAGGCGGCTGCCGAAGGCTATCCATTTTTTTATAGGCTACGGTATCTGGCATAAGCCGGATTTCCGAAAACCGCACACCTCCGGTAAGCAAATTCAACCTAATATGTTCAAACTCCAATTGATATACGCCATGACTTTCTTGAGTCACTTTTTCCTTTATTTTTTTTGGTAAGCTTTGCTGCAGTATGATTCCCACTACAAATAAAACCAATATGAGCAACAACAAAATCAATACACTCCAGAAGAGCGACTTTTTTCCTGTGTTCCACCTATGGTATAAATTCATCTGCATCAACTACTCCTTGTACTATGGCACTTATGAACAGTGCCCATTTGTAAATAGGTTAAATATTGTTATCAAAGTAAAAATACCTAAATATCTAATTTAATATTATTCCTTCTATTTAACATCAAATAACATCAAATTGTTTATTACCGCTACTTCCTTTGTAAAGCTGATGTTATATAAACAAATACTTAGCTGACAAACTGTCACTAACCAAATATTTTTTTGTACTTTTGTAGCCTTAAATCATGGGCATGATAGAAACACAAATAAGTTTAAAGGAACACGATGAGTCTCGTCAAGGGGAAGCACTGTTGCTCGAAGGTAAGCATGACAGGCAGAACAATCGTAAACTTTACATCGAGAGTTATGGCTGTCAGATGAATTTTGCTGACAGTGAAATTGTTGCGTCTATATTAATGGACAATGGTTTTGAAACAACGCATGATTACAAAAGTGCAGACGTGGTATTTATTAATACCTGTTCTATCCGTGAAAATGCAGAGCAACGTGTTCGCAATCGATTAAAAGAATTTGAGTCTGCCAAAGCCAAGAATCCAGGCATGATAGTCGGGGTGTTAGGGTGCATGGCCGAACGCTTAAAATCCAAGTTTTTAGAGGAAGAGAAGTTGGTAGATGTAGTCGTTGGCCCTGATGCTTATCGAGACCTCCCGAATCTGATCAACAAAGTAGATGATGGCACACGTGCTGTTAATGTACTCTTATCTAGAGAAGAGACCTATGCAGATATCAGTCCTGTTCGTTTAAATTCAAATGGTGTTACAGCTTTTATTTCAATCATGCGCGGTTGCGACAATATGTGTTCTTTCTGTGTGGTCCCTTTCACCCGGGGCCGGGAACGTAGTCGTGACCCATACTCCATTGTAAAGGAAGCCCGGGATTTATTCGAGGCAGGTTATCGCGAGGTTACACTCTTGGGTCAGAACGTTGACTCCTACAAGTGGGATCCGAAAGATGAGGAAACTTCTAGTATTGACAACACCATCACTTTCGCGAAGTTATTGGAAATGGTAGCAGCAGTAAACCCGCTCTTACGTGTTCGGTTCTCCACTTCTCATCCTAAGGATATTACTAATGAAGTTCTTTACAGTATAGCCAAACACGAAAACATTTGTAACTATATTCATCTGCCGGTACAGTCGGGCAATTCCAGGGTACTGGAGTTAATGAACCGAACATACGACCGCGCATGGTATATGGAACGTGTCGACGCCATCCGCCGTATCATCCCAACATGTGGTATCTCCACCGATATTATTACCGGTTTCTGTAGCGAAACAGAGGAAGAACATCAGGATACGCTTTCTATCATGGATTATGTGCAATATGATTATGCGTATATGTTTGCTTATTCTGAAAGGCCCGGCACGCTTGCGGCTAAGCGATATGCAGACGACATTCCGGAAGAAATCAAAAAACGTAGATTGACGGAAGTTGTCAGTAAGCAGCGTATGCATAGTCATTTAAGGCTGAAAGAACAGGTAGGAAAGACACATAAAGTGCTTATAGAGGGATATTCAAAACGGTCGGATAAAGATTACTGCGGCAGAAATGACCAAAATGCTATGGTTGTTTTTCCTGTTGATCAGCAATTTAATATAGGAGATTATGTAACCGTTTTAGGTGAAAGTTGTACGTCGGCCACCTTGATTGGTAAAATTGTTAACTCAGAAACAACAGTCGGCGCGTAAATCCCCAACCCTTCGATATAAGCTAAAACTCAGAAAATAGGCAGTATTGACAATATGGATATTCAGGATATAAAGAACAGATTTGGAATTATAGGAAACTCCCCTTTATTGAACAGGGCTATTGACGTTGCCCGGCAGGTGGCTCCTACTGATATTTCCATCTTGATTACTGGGGAGAGTGGAAGTGGAAAGGAAGTTTTTTCCCATATTATCCATCAACTGAGCAGTAGAAAACATGGTGCTTTTATAGCGGTAAACTGCGGCGCCATACCCGAGGGCACCATT
This Olivibacter sp. SDN3 DNA region includes the following protein-coding sequences:
- the miaB gene encoding tRNA (N6-isopentenyl adenosine(37)-C2)-methylthiotransferase MiaB — translated: MIETQISLKEHDESRQGEALLLEGKHDRQNNRKLYIESYGCQMNFADSEIVASILMDNGFETTHDYKSADVVFINTCSIRENAEQRVRNRLKEFESAKAKNPGMIVGVLGCMAERLKSKFLEEEKLVDVVVGPDAYRDLPNLINKVDDGTRAVNVLLSREETYADISPVRLNSNGVTAFISIMRGCDNMCSFCVVPFTRGRERSRDPYSIVKEARDLFEAGYREVTLLGQNVDSYKWDPKDEETSSIDNTITFAKLLEMVAAVNPLLRVRFSTSHPKDITNEVLYSIAKHENICNYIHLPVQSGNSRVLELMNRTYDRAWYMERVDAIRRIIPTCGISTDIITGFCSETEEEHQDTLSIMDYVQYDYAYMFAYSERPGTLAAKRYADDIPEEIKKRRLTEVVSKQRMHSHLRLKEQVGKTHKVLIEGYSKRSDKDYCGRNDQNAMVVFPVDQQFNIGDYVTVLGESCTSATLIGKIVNSETTVGA